Proteins from a single region of Pseudodesulfovibrio portus:
- a CDS encoding 2-hydroxyacid dehydrogenase, whose translation MDRFKVYITRRIPREGIDLLRRVADVDINPLDAPLGREELLAVAAEYDGILGVLTDKIDARFMDAAKNLKGYANYAVGFDNIDVPEATRRKLPVSNTPGVLTDATAECAWALLFAVARRVVETDTIMRAGRWKGWGPLQFIGGDVRGKTLGIVGAGRIGTAMALMSRGFDMKVLYTSSSGRKNGVLESELSARLVSFDQLLAESDFISIHTPLTPQTKHMFGADAFSRMKDTAYVINTGRGPVIDENALVAALRKGDIAGAGLDVYENEPAMAPGLAGLDNVVVLPHIGSATRSARTGMATMAARNLIAMLKGQRPETCLNPEIFA comes from the coding sequence ATGGACAGGTTCAAAGTATACATCACCCGCCGCATCCCGCGCGAGGGCATCGACCTCCTTCGCCGTGTGGCGGACGTGGACATCAACCCGTTGGACGCCCCCCTCGGCAGGGAGGAGCTGCTGGCCGTTGCCGCCGAATACGACGGCATACTGGGCGTGCTGACCGACAAGATCGACGCCCGGTTCATGGACGCGGCCAAAAATCTCAAGGGGTACGCCAACTACGCCGTGGGCTTCGACAACATCGACGTGCCCGAGGCCACCCGGCGCAAACTGCCCGTGTCCAACACCCCCGGCGTGCTCACCGACGCCACGGCGGAATGCGCCTGGGCGCTCCTCTTTGCCGTGGCCCGGCGCGTGGTCGAGACCGACACCATCATGCGCGCGGGCAGGTGGAAGGGCTGGGGGCCGCTCCAGTTCATCGGCGGCGACGTGCGCGGCAAAACCCTCGGCATCGTGGGCGCGGGCCGCATCGGCACGGCCATGGCTCTCATGAGCCGGGGATTCGACATGAAGGTGCTCTACACGAGTTCGTCCGGACGAAAAAACGGGGTGCTCGAATCCGAGTTGTCGGCCCGGCTGGTCTCCTTCGACCAATTGCTGGCAGAATCGGACTTCATCTCCATCCACACCCCGCTCACGCCGCAGACCAAGCACATGTTCGGCGCGGACGCCTTTTCCCGCATGAAGGACACGGCCTATGTCATCAACACGGGACGGGGGCCGGTCATCGACGAAAACGCCCTGGTCGCGGCCCTGCGCAAGGGCGACATCGCCGGGGCGGGGCTGGACGTATACGAGAACGAGCCCGCCATGGCCCCCGGCCTGGCCGGGCTGGACAACGTGGTGGTCCTGCCCCACATCGGATCGGCCACCAGATCGGCCCGGACCGGCATGGCCACCATGGCCGCCCGCAATCTCATCGCCATGCTCAAGGGCCAACGCCCGGAGACCTGCCTCAACCCGGAGATATTCGCCTAG
- a CDS encoding PocR ligand-binding domain-containing protein, translating to MLMTDLLPMDQWLALEQTLHTDWGVNACAYNADGMTFTGFKNFVNPLCAEIKSHPEGIQAICSVAHQHMAKQAKASGNTVIEQCDGGLLKICTPVFHDGEFVGIVGGCGRVPEDSEVDTFTIHKAINVPLDTVETLAKDVPAITMQRARDMADFLEDFVSKIH from the coding sequence ATGCTCATGACCGACCTGCTGCCCATGGACCAGTGGCTGGCCCTGGAACAAACCCTGCACACCGACTGGGGAGTCAACGCCTGCGCCTACAACGCCGACGGCATGACCTTCACCGGATTCAAGAATTTCGTGAATCCCCTGTGCGCCGAAATCAAATCCCACCCCGAAGGCATCCAGGCCATCTGCTCGGTGGCACACCAGCACATGGCCAAGCAGGCCAAGGCCTCCGGCAACACCGTCATCGAACAATGCGACGGCGGCCTGCTCAAGATATGCACTCCGGTCTTCCACGACGGCGAGTTCGTCGGCATAGTGGGCGGTTGCGGCCGGGTGCCCGAAGATTCGGAGGTGGACACCTTCACCATCCACAAGGCCATCAACGTACCGCTGGACACAGTGGAGACTCTGGCAAAGGACGTGCCCGCCATCACCATGCAACGGGCCCGGGACATGGCCGATTTCCTTGAGGACTTCGTTTCGAAAATCCATTAG
- a CDS encoding CGGC domain-containing protein, giving the protein MTKIGVIRCEKNERKCPLTGCITSLTQQAQGFASYDQTQLTGVFTCRGDMDDVANMAKILKAKGAEAIHLPTCLFANKSDGVWIMEGGGFCDRMETLTDRINEAGLPCVKGTAHLPEGYVPEV; this is encoded by the coding sequence ATGACCAAAATCGGCGTCATTCGCTGCGAAAAAAACGAAAGGAAATGCCCGCTCACGGGATGCATCACCAGCCTAACGCAGCAGGCCCAGGGATTTGCATCCTATGACCAAACCCAACTCACAGGCGTCTTCACCTGCCGGGGCGACATGGACGACGTCGCGAACATGGCCAAGATACTGAAGGCCAAGGGAGCCGAAGCCATCCACCTGCCGACATGCCTGTTCGCCAACAAGTCGGACGGCGTCTGGATCATGGAAGGAGGCGGATTCTGCGACCGGATGGAAACCCTGACCGACCGCATCAACGAGGCGGGCCTCCCCTGCGTCAAGGGCACGGCCCACCTGCCCGAAGGATACGTTCCCGAAGTCTGA
- a CDS encoding iron-sulfur cluster assembly scaffold protein: MADLDTFLDELQSTLNEQTKTAYGEEAFDRWRNPPHRGRPSAANCQGSSTGNCGDTITIFLQIEDDTVRDAGFHTDGCGSSQISGSMAAELALGKRCEDLPAITGEIVRDRLGGLLKDDEHCAWLAANALHDAVGDYYKRTLHHTEQA, from the coding sequence ATGGCAGACTTAGACACTTTCCTGGACGAACTGCAAAGCACCCTGAACGAACAGACCAAGACCGCATATGGCGAAGAAGCCTTTGACCGATGGCGCAATCCGCCCCATCGCGGCAGACCGTCTGCGGCCAACTGCCAGGGCTCGTCCACCGGGAACTGCGGCGACACCATAACCATATTCCTCCAGATCGAGGACGACACGGTGCGGGACGCGGGATTTCATACCGACGGCTGCGGATCAAGCCAGATCAGCGGGTCCATGGCTGCGGAACTTGCCCTTGGCAAACGGTGTGAAGACCTGCCCGCCATTACCGGGGAGATCGTCCGCGACCGGCTGGGCGGCCTGCTCAAGGACGACGAGCACTGCGCCTGGCTGGCGGCCAACGCCCTGCACGACGCGGTCGGCGACTATTACAAACGCACCCTGCACCACACCGAACAAGCCTGA
- a CDS encoding DUF5320 domain-containing protein, with product MPGLPRTTGAGVTDNKEADMPRRDGTGPNGMGSQTGRGLGMCTGVNAPGLNRGYGAGYGRRGGMRARNGYGYGPGFRGGRGGWGGGGGWWGGTPDYAAVYPDARESLEERAAFLEAELASVKRRMEELNGDDAE from the coding sequence ATGCCCGGATTGCCACGCACCACTGGTGCGGGCGTAACCGACAACAAGGAGGCAGACATGCCACGCAGAGATGGTACCGGACCCAACGGTATGGGCTCGCAAACAGGTCGAGGCCTCGGGATGTGCACCGGTGTGAACGCGCCGGGCCTCAACCGGGGTTACGGAGCCGGATACGGCCGAAGAGGCGGTATGCGCGCCCGCAACGGCTACGGCTACGGTCCCGGATTCCGGGGCGGCCGTGGCGGATGGGGCGGCGGTGGCGGATGGTGGGGCGGAACCCCCGACTATGCCGCCGTGTACCCCGACGCCCGCGAATCCCTGGAGGAACGCGCCGCTTTCCTTGAAGCCGAACTGGCTTCCGTGAAACGGCGCATGGAAGAACTGAACGGGGACGACGCCGAATAA
- a CDS encoding NifB/NifX family molybdenum-iron cluster-binding protein, producing MNAAFSIWEDRIAPVFDTASRLAVVTGTRTEGPPHVVTMRWTSPVEVIAILLERHVSVLVCGAISRPLHDAIVDRNIEVHPFVTGELDDVVRAWRTGRLHEDRFRMPGCGRANGVRGRRTRRRGDRRDNVHAPFGASAVAGGQAVCRCPRCGREVFHTPGVPCSANRCPDCHAPLVRA from the coding sequence ATGAACGCCGCCTTCAGCATATGGGAGGACCGGATAGCACCGGTTTTCGACACGGCGTCCCGACTGGCCGTCGTGACCGGGACGCGGACGGAGGGCCCCCCGCACGTGGTGACCATGCGGTGGACCTCGCCCGTGGAGGTCATCGCCATCCTGCTGGAACGGCACGTGTCCGTCCTCGTATGCGGCGCGATTTCCCGCCCACTCCACGACGCCATCGTCGACCGGAACATCGAGGTGCACCCCTTTGTCACCGGCGAATTGGACGACGTGGTGCGGGCCTGGCGGACCGGCAGGCTGCATGAGGACCGATTCCGCATGCCGGGCTGCGGTCGGGCGAACGGCGTACGCGGAAGGCGCACGCGCCGTCGGGGCGACCGCCGGGACAACGTGCATGCCCCCTTCGGGGCTTCAGCCGTTGCCGGCGGACAGGCCGTTTGCCGCTGCCCACGCTGCGGACGCGAGGTCTTCCACACGCCGGGCGTGCCCTGCTCCGCCAACCGATGCCCGGATTGCCACGCACCACTGGTGCGGGCGTAA
- a CDS encoding sigma-54 interaction domain-containing protein produces MVHKKPSSAHYRAILESISDGVFTVDGEWRITSFNRAAEEITGIPRREALGKRCSEVFRSTMCTDQCCLRETKRTGKPLVGRTGYIIDAQGNRIPISLSTAVLRDADGTVIGGAETFRDLSEVEALRSELDGRFRVGELVSRSPLMQRLFSTLEPVAASSSTVLILGETGTGKELIARTIHELSSRRDGPFVAVNCGALPETLLESELFGYKAGAFTGATRNKPGRFALAAGGTLFLDEIGNISQAMQVRLLRVLQEQVYDPLGSVTPEKADVRIVTATHSDLTDMVRQGAFREDFYYRINIARVELPPLRQRKEDIPLLCMDFIQHFNALQGKQVEGLSSETLSLLMLHSWPGNVRELRNVIERAFIVCHQGSILPSHLPPDFPGPEGLDGPSPEDSLPEAVNRLEKQLILNAIIRCGGNRLAAAKELGIHKSTLFRKIRQLSIKPPVRDGRSSPDREQAE; encoded by the coding sequence ATGGTCCATAAAAAGCCCTCATCCGCCCATTACCGGGCCATCCTCGAGTCCATTTCCGACGGCGTCTTCACGGTTGACGGGGAATGGCGGATCACATCCTTCAACCGGGCCGCCGAGGAGATCACCGGCATCCCGCGCAGGGAGGCGCTGGGCAAACGGTGCTCCGAGGTCTTCCGCTCCACCATGTGCACGGATCAATGCTGCCTGCGGGAGACCAAACGAACCGGCAAACCGCTGGTCGGGCGCACGGGCTACATCATCGACGCCCAGGGCAACCGCATTCCCATCAGCCTGTCCACCGCCGTATTGCGGGACGCGGACGGCACCGTCATCGGCGGGGCCGAGACCTTCCGCGACCTCAGCGAGGTGGAGGCATTGCGCAGCGAGTTGGACGGACGGTTCCGCGTAGGCGAACTGGTCAGCCGCAGTCCCCTCATGCAACGCCTCTTCTCCACCCTGGAACCCGTGGCCGCCAGTTCGAGCACGGTGCTCATTCTCGGCGAGACCGGCACGGGCAAGGAACTCATCGCCCGCACCATCCACGAATTGAGTTCTCGCCGGGACGGCCCCTTTGTGGCCGTCAACTGCGGAGCCCTGCCCGAGACCCTGCTGGAGTCGGAGCTCTTCGGCTACAAGGCCGGGGCCTTCACAGGAGCCACTCGTAACAAGCCCGGCCGCTTCGCCCTGGCCGCAGGCGGAACCCTTTTCCTGGACGAGATCGGCAACATCAGCCAGGCCATGCAGGTGCGGCTGCTCAGGGTCCTGCAGGAACAGGTCTATGACCCCCTGGGTTCCGTAACGCCCGAAAAGGCGGACGTGCGCATCGTCACCGCCACCCACAGCGACCTGACGGACATGGTCCGGCAGGGGGCCTTCCGCGAAGACTTTTACTATCGCATCAACATCGCCCGGGTGGAACTGCCGCCGCTGCGGCAACGCAAGGAGGACATACCCCTTCTCTGCATGGACTTCATACAGCATTTCAATGCGTTGCAGGGGAAGCAGGTGGAGGGTCTCAGTTCCGAGACTCTGTCCCTGCTCATGCTCCATTCCTGGCCCGGCAATGTCCGGGAACTGCGCAATGTGATAGAGCGCGCCTTCATCGTCTGTCACCAGGGGTCCATCCTGCCGAGCCACCTCCCGCCCGACTTCCCCGGGCCGGAAGGCCTGGACGGACCGTCCCCGGAAGACTCCCTGCCGGAAGCCGTCAACCGGCTGGAAAAACAACTCATCCTCAACGCCATCATACGATGCGGGGGCAACCGCCTGGCCGCCGCCAAGGAACTGGGCATCCACAAGAGCACCCTGTTCCGCAAGATTCGCCAGTTGTCCATCAAACCGCCTGTCCGCGACGGGCGTTCCTCGCCGGACAGGGAGCAGGCGGAGTAG
- a CDS encoding sigma-54-dependent transcriptional regulator has product MADILIIDGNTAFAEDLSGNLAEHGLETARCETLSRAMGLLHTGDYKAVLLGDDLSDGDSLDYLSTIREIPSFPEVIVVSRSRDPDVAERAIQYGAWNYVTKPPNIQRLLVLLERVIAYHIERHSGQCPVSLRRQGIIGNSRPLLSCLDSVAQAAAGESNVLLVGETGTGKELFARAIHKNSPRNKRPFVVVDCAALPDTLAENLLFGHERGAYTSADSTSVGLVKQADKGTLFLDEVGELPIGLQKVFLRVLEGRSFRPVGGVKEIQSDFRLLAATNRDLESMVNKGEFRRDLFYRLRGIRIQLPPLREISEDINELTCKFIQRHSKRFKMSSKGFSPDFLDALMNYDWPGNIRELINTIEQALSRAGNDAILYPRHLPKAIRAQVARRTLEKDAVQERPTCQPIVLHEDFPDLKTYRDNQIAVSEERYLHTLMEMSGGNIKHSCTLSGLSRARLYALLKHYGIQRPK; this is encoded by the coding sequence ATGGCCGACATTCTGATCATAGACGGCAACACGGCGTTTGCCGAAGATCTGTCCGGAAATCTGGCGGAACACGGGCTGGAAACTGCCCGTTGCGAAACCCTTTCCCGGGCCATGGGACTCCTGCACACCGGCGACTACAAGGCGGTCCTGCTCGGCGACGACCTGAGCGACGGCGACAGCCTGGACTACCTGTCCACCATCCGGGAAATCCCCTCCTTCCCCGAAGTCATCGTCGTTTCCCGCAGCCGGGACCCGGACGTGGCCGAACGGGCCATCCAGTACGGGGCATGGAACTATGTGACCAAGCCTCCCAACATCCAGCGGCTTCTGGTCCTGCTGGAACGCGTCATCGCCTACCACATCGAACGCCACTCCGGGCAATGCCCGGTCTCCCTCAGACGCCAGGGCATCATCGGCAACAGCCGTCCGCTTCTCTCGTGCCTGGATTCCGTGGCGCAGGCCGCGGCCGGCGAGAGCAACGTCCTTCTCGTCGGCGAGACAGGCACGGGAAAGGAACTCTTCGCCCGGGCCATCCACAAGAACTCGCCCCGGAACAAGCGCCCCTTCGTGGTGGTGGACTGCGCGGCCCTGCCCGACACCCTGGCCGAGAACCTGCTCTTCGGTCACGAACGCGGAGCGTACACCAGCGCGGACTCCACCTCCGTGGGGCTGGTCAAACAGGCGGACAAGGGGACCCTGTTCCTGGACGAGGTGGGAGAACTGCCCATCGGGTTGCAGAAGGTCTTTTTGCGGGTGCTCGAAGGAAGGAGCTTCAGGCCCGTGGGCGGCGTCAAGGAGATTCAAAGCGACTTCCGGCTGCTGGCCGCCACCAACCGCGACCTGGAATCCATGGTCAACAAAGGGGAATTCCGCCGGGATCTCTTCTACCGGCTGCGCGGCATCCGCATCCAGCTCCCGCCGCTGCGGGAAATATCCGAGGACATCAACGAACTGACCTGCAAGTTCATCCAACGCCACTCCAAACGATTCAAGATGTCGTCCAAGGGATTCTCCCCGGATTTCCTGGACGCCCTCATGAATTACGACTGGCCGGGGAACATCCGCGAACTCATCAACACCATCGAACAGGCCCTTTCCCGGGCCGGGAACGACGCCATCCTCTACCCCCGCCACCTGCCCAAGGCGATCCGCGCCCAGGTGGCCCGGCGGACCCTGGAGAAGGACGCCGTCCAGGAACGGCCGACCTGCCAGCCCATCGTGCTGCACGAGGATTTCCCCGACCTCAAGACATACCGCGACAACCAGATCGCCGTAAGCGAGGAGCGGTATCTGCATACACTCATGGAAATGTCCGGCGGCAACATCAAGCATTCCTGCACCCTGTCCGGCCTGTCCAGGGCCCGGTTGTACGCCCTGCTCAAGCACTACGGCATTCAACGCCCAAAATAA
- a CDS encoding transposase — protein sequence MRRKWDAKTKAKIVLEGLMGGCVNDLCRTHELRPGQYYKWRGHFLDNCHKIFERLPGTQSESELAAENEELKKLVGELTLELTSGKPMR from the coding sequence ATGAGGCGCAAATGGGATGCAAAGACCAAGGCAAAGATCGTTTTGGAGGGGCTGATGGGAGGCTGCGTAAACGACCTCTGTCGGACACACGAGCTGCGGCCCGGCCAGTACTACAAGTGGCGGGGGCATTTTCTCGACAACTGCCACAAGATTTTCGAGCGGCTGCCCGGCACGCAGTCCGAGTCGGAGCTGGCGGCCGAGAACGAGGAACTCAAGAAGCTGGTGGGGGAGCTGACCCTGGAGCTTACCAGCGGAAAACCAATGCGATGA
- a CDS encoding CoB--CoM heterodisulfide reductase iron-sulfur subunit A family protein produces the protein MARKIGVYVCHCGSNIAGKVDCENVAAFAGNLKDVAVSRDYQFMCSDPGQEMIINDIHRYGLDRVVVASCSPRLHEKTFQKACARAGLNPYLMQHCCIREHCSWTTADPEEATAKARHIVEAAVERVGEHRELFSREVEVLPDVMVVGAGIAGIQAALDIAKSGHKVHLIEKSPSIGGHMAQFDKTFPTLDCAACISTPKMVAVSQEPNINLLTWSEVEEVTGFVGNYTVTVLRKPRYVNEAVCTGCGACLEKCPTKAFSEFNEGLGFRKAIYRNSPQAVPSTPVIDGSVCKKITKDKCGICATICPTGAIDYEMKERREVFHVGSIVLATGYDAMDPTPIREYGFGKYDEVYTALQFERLNNAVGPTEGRIVMKNGQKPESVAIIHCVGSRDKNYHEYCSRTCCMYALKYDHLIKDKVGHDTKVYNFYIDMRCFGKGYEEFYKRVQDEGVTFIRGRPAEIVQEDGKLVVVGEDTLLGMNIRLPVDMVILCTAMEPRKDTTEVARIFGVAQGQDGFILEEHPKLGPVSTATDGVFLAGTCQGPKDIPDAVSHASGGAAQAIALAAKGTVSISPTTSWINPDVCVGCRVCVGLCAYSAIEFDERRNIAVINEAMCKGCGSCAGYCPSGAAQIKHFNETQIFNEIDGLLGMIPDWLPPVEEPESEPVKIPVQIDQPEERA, from the coding sequence ATGGCCAGGAAGATCGGTGTCTACGTCTGTCACTGCGGGTCCAACATCGCGGGCAAGGTCGACTGTGAAAACGTCGCCGCGTTCGCGGGCAACCTCAAGGATGTGGCGGTGTCGCGGGACTATCAGTTCATGTGCTCCGACCCGGGGCAGGAGATGATCATCAACGATATCCACCGCTACGGGCTTGATCGCGTGGTGGTGGCGTCCTGTTCGCCGAGGCTGCACGAGAAGACTTTCCAGAAGGCGTGCGCCCGGGCCGGACTCAACCCCTATCTCATGCAGCACTGCTGCATCCGCGAGCACTGCTCCTGGACCACGGCCGACCCGGAGGAGGCCACGGCCAAGGCGCGGCACATCGTGGAGGCTGCGGTGGAGCGCGTGGGAGAACACCGGGAACTCTTTTCACGCGAGGTCGAGGTCCTGCCCGACGTCATGGTCGTGGGTGCGGGCATCGCGGGCATCCAGGCGGCGCTCGACATTGCCAAGTCCGGGCACAAGGTCCACCTCATCGAGAAGAGTCCGTCCATCGGCGGGCACATGGCCCAGTTCGACAAGACCTTTCCGACGCTCGACTGCGCGGCCTGTATTTCCACTCCCAAGATGGTGGCGGTCAGCCAGGAGCCGAACATCAATCTCCTGACCTGGTCCGAGGTGGAGGAGGTGACCGGGTTCGTGGGCAACTACACCGTCACGGTCCTGCGCAAGCCGCGCTACGTGAACGAGGCCGTGTGCACCGGGTGCGGCGCCTGCCTGGAGAAGTGTCCGACCAAGGCCTTCAGCGAGTTCAACGAGGGGCTGGGATTCCGCAAGGCCATCTACCGGAATTCGCCCCAGGCCGTGCCCAGCACTCCGGTCATCGACGGCTCCGTCTGCAAGAAGATCACCAAGGACAAGTGCGGCATCTGCGCCACCATCTGTCCCACCGGGGCCATCGACTACGAGATGAAGGAGCGGCGCGAGGTGTTTCATGTAGGCTCCATCGTCCTGGCCACCGGGTACGACGCCATGGACCCGACCCCCATCCGGGAATACGGCTTCGGAAAGTACGACGAGGTGTACACGGCGCTCCAGTTCGAGCGGCTGAACAACGCGGTCGGTCCCACCGAGGGCAGGATCGTCATGAAGAACGGCCAAAAGCCGGAGTCCGTGGCCATCATCCATTGCGTGGGCAGCCGCGACAAGAACTACCACGAATACTGTTCGCGCACCTGCTGCATGTACGCGCTGAAGTACGACCACCTGATCAAGGACAAGGTGGGACACGACACCAAGGTCTACAATTTCTACATCGACATGCGCTGTTTCGGTAAGGGGTACGAGGAATTCTACAAGCGGGTCCAGGACGAGGGCGTGACCTTCATCCGGGGCCGCCCCGCCGAGATCGTGCAGGAGGACGGCAAGCTGGTCGTGGTGGGCGAGGATACCCTGCTCGGCATGAACATCCGGCTGCCCGTGGACATGGTCATCCTGTGCACGGCCATGGAGCCGCGCAAGGACACCACGGAAGTGGCCCGCATCTTCGGCGTGGCCCAGGGCCAGGACGGATTCATCCTGGAAGAGCACCCCAAGCTCGGCCCGGTGTCCACGGCCACGGACGGCGTGTTCCTGGCCGGAACCTGCCAGGGGCCCAAGGACATCCCGGATGCGGTGTCCCACGCCTCGGGCGGCGCGGCCCAGGCCATTGCCCTGGCCGCCAAGGGCACGGTCTCCATCTCGCCGACCACCTCCTGGATCAACCCGGACGTGTGCGTGGGCTGTCGGGTCTGCGTGGGGTTGTGCGCCTACTCGGCCATCGAGTTCGACGAGCGCCGCAACATTGCGGTCATCAACGAGGCCATGTGCAAGGGATGCGGCTCCTGCGCCGGGTATTGCCCCAGCGGAGCGGCCCAGATCAAGCACTTCAACGAGACTCAGATATTCAACGAGATCGACGGGTTGCTCGGCATGATCCCGGATTGGCTGCCGCCTGTGGAGGAGCCGGAGTCCGAACCCGTGAAGATACCCGTACAGATAGACCAACCCGAGGAACGGGCATGA
- a CDS encoding hydrogenase iron-sulfur subunit: MSQEFEPTILAFVCNWCTYTAADLAGTSRMVQQPNLRLVRMMCTGMVDPKYIVKSLLSGADGVLVSGCHPGDCHYINGNYKARRRVKLLNEILPQFGIERERVKLTWVGASEGNEFAATVNNFINEIRELGPMDARSMAVV, translated from the coding sequence ATGAGTCAAGAGTTCGAACCGACCATACTGGCCTTTGTCTGCAACTGGTGCACCTATACCGCCGCCGACCTGGCCGGGACCTCGAGGATGGTGCAGCAACCCAACCTGCGGCTGGTCCGCATGATGTGTACCGGCATGGTGGACCCCAAGTACATCGTCAAGTCGCTCCTGTCCGGTGCGGACGGGGTGCTGGTGTCCGGCTGCCACCCCGGCGACTGCCACTACATCAACGGCAACTACAAGGCGCGGCGCAGGGTCAAGCTGCTCAATGAGATTCTGCCCCAGTTCGGCATCGAGAGGGAACGGGTCAAGTTGACCTGGGTGGGGGCCAGCGAGGGCAACGAGTTTGCCGCGACGGTCAACAACTTCATCAATGAAATCAGAGAGCTCGGACCCATGGACGCACGTTCCATGGCCGTGGTCTAG
- a CDS encoding Coenzyme F420 hydrogenase/dehydrogenase, beta subunit C-terminal domain produces MATTAKIQIDGSGPIPALQGFLRGLLENESLGGIMVPVHLFGKGMPMPTLVTDPEQLSGADPLAPAFPMNSAKLLSRLTRGQTGERIAAVMRPCEIRAFVELVKLNQGSMEDLILVGMDCMGAFDNVAYNQFRGDGDAFEKTLEFHKLTANGGVDIAPACKTCEYPAPTNADIVIGVAGADLSDHIPVMATSARGESLLNGLGLPEIESTNGRDKALEAMVAKRTAARDEMFKQTSAATGTLTDLSEYLSACVNCYNCRVACPVCYCKECVFNTDVFEHKPWQYMGWAKRKGSLKLPTDTVFYHLTRMAHMSTACVGCGQCSNACPNDIPVMELFRTVSARTQESFDYVPGRSLDESPPLSVFKEDEFQETVSHMA; encoded by the coding sequence ATGGCGACCACCGCAAAGATACAGATCGACGGTTCCGGCCCGATTCCGGCCTTGCAGGGCTTCCTGCGCGGGTTGTTGGAGAACGAGTCGCTGGGCGGGATCATGGTGCCCGTGCACCTGTTCGGCAAGGGCATGCCCATGCCGACCCTGGTCACGGACCCGGAACAGCTTTCGGGTGCGGACCCGCTGGCTCCGGCATTTCCCATGAACTCGGCCAAGCTTTTGTCCCGATTGACGAGGGGCCAGACCGGCGAGCGCATCGCCGCGGTCATGCGGCCCTGCGAGATCCGGGCGTTCGTGGAGCTGGTCAAGCTCAACCAGGGGTCCATGGAAGACCTCATCCTGGTGGGCATGGACTGTATGGGCGCGTTCGACAACGTGGCCTACAACCAGTTCCGGGGCGACGGCGACGCCTTCGAGAAGACGCTCGAGTTCCACAAGCTGACCGCCAACGGAGGCGTGGACATCGCTCCCGCCTGCAAGACGTGCGAATATCCCGCGCCGACCAATGCGGATATCGTCATCGGCGTGGCCGGGGCGGACCTGTCCGATCACATCCCGGTCATGGCCACCAGCGCACGCGGCGAGTCCCTGCTCAACGGGCTGGGGCTGCCGGAGATCGAGTCGACCAACGGGCGCGACAAGGCCCTGGAGGCCATGGTCGCCAAGCGCACCGCCGCCCGCGACGAGATGTTCAAGCAAACCAGCGCCGCAACGGGCACCCTGACCGATCTGTCCGAGTACCTGTCGGCCTGCGTCAATTGCTACAACTGCCGTGTGGCCTGTCCGGTCTGCTACTGCAAGGAGTGCGTCTTCAACACCGACGTGTTCGAGCACAAGCCGTGGCAGTACATGGGCTGGGCCAAGCGCAAGGGCAGCCTCAAGCTGCCCACGGACACCGTCTTCTACCATCTGACCCGCATGGCGCACATGTCCACGGCCTGCGTCGGCTGCGGCCAGTGTTCCAACGCCTGTCCCAACGACATTCCGGTCATGGAGTTGTTCCGGACTGTTTCCGCACGCACTCAGGAGAGTTTCGACTACGTGCCGGGCCGCAGCCTGGACGAGTCGCCGCCCCTGTCGGTGTTCAAGGAAGACGAGTTCCAGGAAACGGTTTCCCACATGGCCTAA